One genomic segment of Paenibacillus sp. FSL H8-0332 includes these proteins:
- a CDS encoding sensor histidine kinase — MEFQADAIDRVIKNTIDVMESSKYQIFEILQVARDELAALNKELQRVMEETDETLQKVDKLEQQYHRSRIRLTEVSRDFVRYTEKDIRIAYEKATELQLELMMTREREAYLRNRRDELQMRVRSVENSVERAESIGSQMSVVLEYLSGELGQVTRIVESAKNRQMIGLKIILAQEEERKRIAREIHDGPAQMLANLVLRTEIVERMLVKQEFGLVQAEVIDLKGQVRYSLEEMRKVIFNLRPMALDDLGLIPTLRKYVHDYEEKTKIRTSFETRGKEHRLSSAMEAAVYRLVQEGLSNAAKHAYPSYVLVEITYQAQLIKIVVKDNGLGFNVKKISEQANRESFGLVGMRERVELLEGRMEIQSAENQGTTIVIHIPTNVEKGKE, encoded by the coding sequence GTGGAATTTCAAGCCGATGCGATAGATCGGGTGATTAAAAACACCATCGACGTGATGGAGAGCAGCAAGTATCAGATATTCGAAATATTGCAGGTGGCACGGGATGAGCTTGCTGCACTCAACAAAGAACTGCAGCGGGTCATGGAAGAAACGGATGAAACATTGCAAAAGGTAGACAAGCTGGAGCAGCAGTACCACCGCTCCCGAATCCGGCTGACAGAGGTCAGCCGGGATTTTGTCCGCTACACGGAGAAGGACATACGGATTGCCTATGAGAAGGCGACAGAGCTGCAGCTTGAGCTGATGATGACCAGGGAGAGGGAGGCTTATCTGCGGAACAGACGCGATGAACTGCAAATGCGGGTTCGCAGTGTCGAAAATTCTGTAGAACGTGCCGAATCGATTGGTTCGCAAATGAGCGTTGTCCTGGAATATCTGTCTGGAGAACTAGGTCAAGTGACGCGAATTGTCGAATCTGCGAAGAACCGTCAGATGATCGGACTCAAAATAATCCTGGCTCAAGAAGAGGAACGGAAAAGAATTGCCCGGGAAATTCATGACGGTCCTGCTCAAATGCTGGCGAATCTAGTCCTAAGGACGGAAATTGTAGAAAGAATGCTGGTAAAGCAGGAATTTGGGCTGGTACAAGCCGAAGTAATAGACTTAAAGGGGCAGGTAAGATACAGCCTGGAAGAAATGCGCAAGGTTATTTTCAACCTGCGTCCGATGGCGCTTGATGATTTGGGGCTGATTCCGACTCTGCGGAAGTACGTGCATGATTATGAGGAGAAGACGAAGATCCGCACCTCTTTTGAAACCAGGGGGAAGGAGCACCGTTTGTCCTCAGCGATGGAAGCGGCGGTATACCGGCTGGTGCAGGAGGGTCTGTCCAATGCGGCGAAGCACGCTTATCCGAGTTACGTACTGGTGGAGATTACTTATCAGGCTCAATTGATCAAGATTGTCGTGAAAGACAATGGCTTAGGCTTCAATGTAAAAAAAATCAGTGAACAAGCCAACCGGGAAAGCTTCGGTCTGGTGGGTATGCGCGAACGCGTGGAATTGCTGGAGGGAAGAATGGAAATACAGTCAGCCGAGAACCAGGGCACAACAATCGTAATTCACATTCCGACGAATGTGGAAAAGGGAAAGGAGTAA
- a CDS encoding ComF family protein, whose protein sequence is MREVLGQYKYRGNERLAPLLGLMLDRAYALLQQEQSNQQLNGAQQGDFFNKPFPVFQSKLRVRVGSNLWQADLLVPVPVSAVRLSERGFNQAERLAEVVSLRRGVPQLPLLVRTHHTAKQSFKSRSERLADMKHAFAGNTDSAVLQSLNEHLHSRASHQLEQRPLRIIIVDDIYTTGSTIRACAEALQQLCRSQNCSAEIYSLTWARS, encoded by the coding sequence ATGCGGGAAGTATTAGGTCAGTATAAATACCGTGGGAATGAGCGGCTCGCCCCCCTGCTCGGTCTGATGCTGGACAGGGCATACGCGCTGCTGCAACAAGAACAAAGTAATCAACAATTAAATGGAGCGCAACAAGGTGATTTTTTCAACAAACCATTCCCGGTATTCCAATCAAAGCTTCGTGTGCGTGTGGGTTCTAACCTATGGCAAGCCGACCTGCTAGTCCCTGTACCTGTGAGCGCTGTCCGTCTGTCCGAGCGGGGCTTCAATCAGGCAGAGCGGCTGGCTGAAGTAGTATCCCTGCGAAGAGGAGTCCCTCAGCTTCCGCTGCTGGTCCGCACGCATCACACGGCCAAGCAGAGCTTCAAAAGCAGAAGCGAGCGTCTGGCCGATATGAAGCATGCTTTTGCCGGAAATACAGATTCGGCGGTTCTGCAAAGTCTGAATGAACACCTGCATTCCCGTGCGTCGCATCAGCTTGAACAGCGCCCCCTGCGAATCATTATTGTCGATGATATCTACACTACGGGGAGTACGATTCGTGCCTGCGCCGAAGCGCTTCAGCAGCTCTGCCGCAGTCAGAATTGCTCTGCTGAGATCTACTCTCTGACCTGGGCGCGTTCCTAG
- a CDS encoding stalk domain-containing protein: MGKKSTEQTRGNQWSPAKKWIAASLAGVIWIMPVVGSEGAGWLGAGPAPVAQAAASFSATKLSEEVVTSGAMMMKYKFTTVRSGKSATGLASVIRVDLNNPYVSLDVMTGKGGNLTTRQSTGGMAAETGAVAAVNGDYFNTGGEGAPIGGQVSGGVLVSTPSQLNGMYAFAVTKDRKPIIDEYTFEGMLTAEDGSQFPLSGVNKGAYNPEGGSSTYSHANAAYIYTDAWTALERPKGSSTTPTEVLVENDTITQISLDSALPVTVPKGAYILRTHGLAAQFVKAHLVVGQKLNSTYVLRSKTTQQQLDPSTLQMMIGGHTILVNNGKASSFSRSTSSIGGYRARTALGYSQDGRYVYVIAAEKNSNSAGLSLTELQSFMTNIGVWKGINLDGGGSTTMVDRPLAETSTTLTFNTEYGKEQRTIVNGVGVYTSAPQGEVKGIKISGSSVLLIGQKATYSLKGYDTYYNPVDVAAANPAWTASGGSVTVNAGEATAVKPGTVKLKATSGTASAETEVTVLGGEDLSSLIAGTATAPLQAGATVSVPVSAVSKNGATIAVPATALKWEFIGFKGSVGDGKLKVEAVDPGVTTGYAIARYDGFSTAVVLSTAAATAWEDFENANYPFTFTTNAAGVTGTAAVVAGSAERAGSKVLSLSYDMSAGTGKMYAYAQFNGTTGKDIPAAATSMSVDVMGDMSLNWMRAELTDASGKTAYIDLAKVIDWNGWKTLNIDLSGSGIKFPASLKRLYVVNVEEGQDERAKTGTVAFDNISFVMPSLSSEAGLPKGTAAMSIGGKAMTVNGTKRPIDVAPIVKDGSTYVPIKYVLDAFGGNAVWDAKTKKIMVLRGAKALDLTVNKKEFVLNGKRQSAEVSPMILNSRTLVPLRLVTEQLGLTVKWEQNTKTVTIES, encoded by the coding sequence ATGGGGAAAAAGAGTACAGAGCAAACACGGGGAAATCAATGGTCGCCTGCTAAAAAATGGATTGCTGCATCCCTGGCGGGTGTAATCTGGATCATGCCGGTTGTCGGGAGTGAGGGTGCCGGATGGCTGGGCGCAGGCCCTGCGCCGGTAGCACAAGCAGCAGCGTCCTTCTCGGCGACAAAACTGAGTGAAGAGGTTGTTACTTCCGGTGCGATGATGATGAAATATAAATTTACCACGGTGCGTTCTGGTAAGAGTGCGACAGGATTGGCCAGCGTCATTCGTGTCGATCTGAATAATCCTTATGTCTCTCTAGATGTAATGACTGGCAAAGGCGGGAATCTGACGACACGGCAGAGCACCGGGGGAATGGCGGCGGAGACAGGAGCGGTCGCGGCGGTGAACGGGGATTACTTCAATACCGGCGGAGAAGGTGCACCGATTGGCGGTCAGGTATCCGGCGGAGTGCTGGTGTCTACTCCTTCACAGCTGAACGGAATGTATGCTTTTGCAGTAACCAAGGACCGTAAACCTATCATTGATGAATATACGTTTGAGGGGATGCTGACCGCAGAGGATGGTTCCCAGTTCCCGCTGTCCGGCGTCAACAAAGGGGCCTACAATCCCGAAGGTGGCAGCTCCACTTACAGTCATGCTAATGCTGCTTATATCTATACAGATGCTTGGACAGCGCTGGAGCGGCCTAAGGGCAGCTCTACTACACCAACGGAGGTGCTGGTAGAGAATGATACGATTACCCAGATCTCGCTGGATTCAGCTCTGCCGGTGACCGTACCCAAAGGGGCCTATATTCTACGGACGCACGGGCTGGCCGCGCAGTTTGTTAAGGCTCATCTGGTAGTAGGACAGAAGCTGAACAGTACCTATGTGCTCCGCTCCAAAACCACCCAGCAGCAGCTTGATCCTTCCACGCTGCAGATGATGATTGGGGGGCATACCATTCTGGTCAATAACGGCAAAGCGTCGTCGTTCTCCCGTTCTACAAGTAGCATTGGCGGATACCGGGCGCGTACAGCGCTGGGTTATTCCCAGGATGGCAGGTATGTATATGTCATTGCAGCCGAGAAGAACAGCAATAGTGCGGGTCTGTCACTGACAGAGCTGCAATCCTTCATGACGAATATCGGGGTGTGGAAAGGGATTAATCTGGACGGAGGGGGCTCTACAACGATGGTAGACCGCCCGCTGGCTGAAACCTCGACTACACTTACCTTCAATACCGAATACGGCAAGGAGCAGCGCACAATCGTTAACGGCGTAGGGGTATATACTTCTGCTCCGCAAGGTGAAGTGAAAGGGATCAAGATCAGCGGAAGTTCGGTGCTGTTAATCGGACAAAAGGCCACATACTCCCTGAAGGGCTATGATACGTATTACAATCCGGTGGATGTAGCGGCAGCTAACCCGGCCTGGACCGCCAGCGGCGGCAGTGTGACTGTGAATGCGGGCGAAGCCACGGCAGTCAAGCCAGGAACCGTGAAGCTGAAGGCTACCAGCGGAACAGCGAGTGCCGAGACCGAGGTCACCGTTCTGGGCGGAGAAGACTTGTCCAGCCTGATTGCCGGTACAGCAACTGCACCGCTGCAAGCCGGGGCCACTGTATCGGTTCCGGTTAGCGCAGTATCGAAGAACGGAGCAACGATAGCTGTTCCGGCAACCGCACTGAAGTGGGAGTTTATCGGCTTCAAGGGAAGTGTGGGGGACGGCAAGCTTAAGGTGGAGGCGGTCGATCCTGGCGTAACTACCGGATATGCGATTGCCCGCTATGACGGCTTCAGCACGGCGGTTGTTTTGTCTACTGCAGCTGCTACGGCGTGGGAGGATTTCGAGAATGCCAACTATCCGTTCACGTTCACTACCAATGCGGCAGGCGTCACTGGAACAGCAGCAGTAGTTGCGGGCAGCGCAGAGCGTGCAGGCTCGAAGGTCTTATCGCTTAGCTATGATATGAGTGCAGGCACCGGCAAAATGTACGCATACGCCCAGTTCAACGGTACAACAGGCAAGGATATTCCGGCGGCGGCAACCTCAATGTCAGTCGATGTGATGGGGGACATGAGCCTGAACTGGATGCGTGCCGAGCTGACGGATGCCAGCGGAAAGACGGCCTATATTGATCTGGCGAAAGTCATCGACTGGAACGGCTGGAAGACGCTTAATATCGATCTGTCCGGCTCAGGGATTAAATTCCCAGCTTCCCTTAAGAGACTTTACGTGGTAAATGTAGAAGAAGGCCAGGATGAGCGGGCCAAGACAGGGACAGTGGCCTTTGATAATATTTCCTTTGTGATGCCATCGCTTTCCAGTGAGGCGGGACTGCCCAAAGGGACGGCGGCGATGAGCATTGGGGGCAAGGCGATGACGGTTAACGGCACCAAGCGGCCGATTGATGTCGCACCGATCGTGAAGGACGGCAGTACGTATGTGCCGATAAAATATGTTCTGGACGCGTTCGGCGGCAATGCAGTCTGGGATGCGAAGACCAAGAAGATAATGGTCCTTCGCGGCGCCAAGGCGCTGGATCTGACCGTGAACAAGAAGGAATTCGTGCTGAACGGGAAGCGGCAGAGTGCTGAAGTATCACCTATGATCCTGAATTCCAGGACTTTAGTACCGCTCAGACTCGTGACAGAACAGCTTGGACTCACTGTAAAATGGGAACAGAACACTAAGACCGTAACTATCGAATCGTGA
- a CDS encoding response regulator transcription factor — protein MENQNSGKAPIKVLLADDHQLFREGLKRILNMEDDIEVIGECGDGIQVLEFCNGNKPDIVLMDINMPIENGVEATQKLREMFPDVKVIILSIHDDESYVFETLRKGANGYLLKDMEAESLINAIRSVCEGHAFIHPKVTGKLINQLRRMTYLNETGAMAETAVKEAGVKFVAGDNNPLTRREAEVLRLMAEGKSNKMIGEYLFISEKTVKNHVSSILQKMEVDDRTQAVINSIKYGWVTL, from the coding sequence ATGGAGAACCAAAACTCTGGCAAAGCGCCCATTAAAGTTCTTTTGGCCGATGATCATCAATTGTTTCGTGAAGGGCTCAAGCGTATTTTGAATATGGAGGATGACATCGAGGTCATTGGCGAATGCGGTGACGGCATCCAGGTGCTTGAATTCTGCAACGGCAACAAGCCGGATATCGTGCTGATGGATATCAATATGCCCATCGAGAACGGCGTGGAGGCTACGCAAAAGCTCCGTGAAATGTTCCCGGATGTCAAAGTGATTATCCTCTCGATTCATGACGATGAAAGCTATGTATTTGAGACGCTGCGCAAGGGGGCGAACGGATACCTGTTGAAGGATATGGAAGCTGAGTCGCTGATTAATGCGATCCGCTCTGTATGCGAGGGGCATGCTTTTATCCATCCGAAGGTGACCGGCAAGCTGATTAATCAGCTGCGGCGCATGACGTATCTTAACGAGACTGGCGCTATGGCCGAGACGGCCGTGAAGGAAGCCGGTGTCAAATTCGTCGCAGGCGACAACAATCCGCTGACCCGCCGTGAGGCAGAGGTGCTGCGCTTGATGGCAGAGGGCAAGAGTAACAAGATGATCGGGGAGTATCTGTTTATCAGTGAGAAGACGGTCAAAAACCATGTCAGCAGTATTCTGCAAAAGATGGAAGTGGACGACCGCACGCAGGCTGTAATTAATTCTATCAAATATGGCTGGGTAACTTTATAG
- a CDS encoding flagellar protein FlgN, with amino-acid sequence MALTTLLELLERLDEAHVQMLDLAAVKKQTIMDNKVEGLIDILNRESKLMKVIGQLEERRAEAAFEFLQGVGIRSNLNLNLTELSRLVFDPDDKSRLLHIQQKLSGTLQQLKKANELNQKLIEQSLTFIDYSLDLLVGRPNQEMTYHHPSDKGSSVTRPGLFDARG; translated from the coding sequence ATGGCACTTACAACATTATTAGAATTGCTTGAGCGGCTGGACGAGGCGCATGTGCAGATGCTGGATCTGGCCGCAGTCAAGAAACAGACCATTATGGACAACAAGGTAGAGGGTCTCATTGACATCCTGAACCGCGAGTCCAAGCTGATGAAGGTGATTGGACAGCTGGAAGAACGGCGTGCAGAAGCGGCATTCGAGTTTTTGCAGGGGGTTGGAATCCGTTCCAATCTGAATCTGAATCTTACCGAGCTGTCCCGCCTTGTATTCGATCCCGATGACAAATCGCGCCTGCTGCATATTCAGCAGAAGCTTTCCGGCACATTGCAGCAATTAAAAAAGGCCAATGAGCTGAACCAGAAGCTGATTGAGCAGTCGCTTACCTTTATAGATTATTCCCTGGATTTGCTTGTCGGAAGACCAAATCAGGAAATGACATACCATCATCCGTCCGACAAGGGCAGCAGTGTGACTCGGCCGGGGCTTTTTGATGCCCGTGGATAA
- the flgM gene encoding flagellar biosynthesis anti-sigma factor FlgM: MKINDAGRINAINPYQRSTESQRQEQMKKSTRKDEVSISDEAIKLLQAQKSGKIDTERANKIESLKQQVSAGTYQVDAAKLAETLAPYFKQSSEN, encoded by the coding sequence ATGAAAATTAACGATGCCGGACGAATTAATGCGATTAATCCATACCAACGAAGTACGGAATCGCAAAGGCAGGAACAGATGAAGAAGAGTACACGCAAGGATGAGGTATCGATTTCGGATGAGGCCATTAAGCTGCTCCAGGCACAGAAGAGCGGCAAGATTGACACTGAACGTGCGAATAAGATCGAGAGCCTGAAACAGCAAGTATCCGCAGGTACCTACCAGGTTGACGCAGCCAAGCTCGCTGAGACACTCGCCCCCTACTTTAAGCAATCCTCCGAGAATTAG
- a CDS encoding helicase-related protein yields the protein MGLKVAVYVVAQGREWQARISLNLAVDELWWAGEAEGLVVLSRSLPLGWAVKLAAACRFTDQMQHWDETAWRKYASAHLKTEIRAEQADGGERGAGWPFEEAAVYRLPEDRGWSGCGELEGVWENAQTGGQGKEWMDERGSRRENWRANERVSLRRSEMEMLVAGADRLVAALDGRSLLQGEAEALVSEQLPELAENWRAAAQLAYLQGRLCLTAAVLGPAGAARLGLRRREALRCLRCGSVPTGRTACAACGLAGCAYCEACLALGRSRACALLLRSAPLPAVRCTAGVSPTVAARRWGLSAAQAAAAAAALGFLAEPRRRSADPGPERFLLWAVTGAGKTEITFPLLEAALAAGGRALIATPRRDVVLELAPRLAKAFPADVPAVLYGGSEDRLRRSRITLATTHQLLRFNQAFDLVIIDEIDAFPYHNDSMLDYAARQVCKPGGRFILLSATPPVGLQRLARSGRLPHARVPVRFHGHPLPVPHHIRIPPLYRCLRQGKLPGRLLSALQRSLDRKAQIFLFVSRIAHIEGLLQLLRRIFPEVSIEGTSSQDPGRAEKVLKFRDCTISLLVTTTILERGVTVPHSDVFILDADSGLFDEAALVQMAGRAGRSKDDPAGNVIFASAEWSRSQRAAISQIRSMNAIARRQGYIQS from the coding sequence ATGGGATTGAAGGTGGCCGTGTATGTAGTGGCGCAGGGCAGAGAATGGCAGGCCCGGATTTCGCTTAATCTGGCGGTGGACGAATTATGGTGGGCGGGTGAGGCGGAGGGGCTGGTGGTGCTCTCCCGGTCACTGCCGCTGGGCTGGGCGGTGAAGCTGGCAGCGGCCTGCCGGTTCACGGACCAGATGCAGCACTGGGATGAGACAGCCTGGAGGAAATACGCCTCAGCCCACTTGAAGACGGAGATCCGGGCGGAGCAAGCGGATGGAGGGGAGCGGGGAGCGGGTTGGCCCTTTGAGGAGGCTGCGGTGTATAGGCTGCCGGAAGACAGGGGATGGAGCGGGTGTGGGGAATTGGAGGGTGTATGGGAGAATGCACAGACAGGTGGGCAGGGGAAGGAGTGGATGGATGAACGGGGGAGTAGGAGGGAGAATTGGCGAGCGAATGAACGGGTGAGCTTACGGAGGAGTGAGATGGAGATGCTTGTAGCGGGAGCTGACCGGCTGGTTGCGGCGCTGGACGGGCGTTCTCTGCTTCAGGGTGAAGCAGAGGCACTGGTGTCCGAGCAGCTCCCGGAGCTGGCCGAGAACTGGCGGGCTGCGGCGCAGCTCGCCTATCTCCAGGGACGGCTGTGCCTTACGGCCGCCGTCCTGGGCCCTGCGGGCGCCGCGCGGCTGGGCCTGCGCCGCCGCGAAGCACTGCGCTGCCTGCGCTGCGGCAGCGTGCCCACGGGCCGCACGGCCTGCGCCGCGTGCGGCCTTGCCGGCTGCGCCTATTGCGAGGCCTGCCTCGCACTGGGGCGCAGCCGGGCTTGCGCGCTGCTGCTGCGCAGCGCACCGCTGCCGGCCGTGCGTTGCACGGCCGGCGTGTCCCCCACCGTTGCGGCACGCCGGTGGGGGCTTAGCGCAGCGCAGGCGGCAGCCGCCGCCGCTGCGCTGGGGTTCCTGGCGGAGCCGCGCAGGCGCTCCGCCGACCCGGGCCCAGAGCGGTTCCTGCTCTGGGCGGTGACGGGCGCGGGAAAGACGGAGATCACTTTCCCGCTCTTGGAAGCGGCGCTCGCGGCCGGAGGGCGGGCGCTGATCGCCACCCCGCGGCGCGACGTCGTGCTGGAGCTTGCGCCGCGCCTGGCGAAGGCATTCCCGGCGGATGTCCCCGCCGTGCTGTACGGAGGCAGCGAGGACCGCTTGCGCCGCAGCCGGATCACCCTGGCGACCACGCACCAGCTGCTGCGATTCAACCAGGCCTTCGATCTGGTCATCATCGATGAGATCGATGCGTTTCCCTATCACAACGATTCTATGCTGGACTATGCCGCAAGGCAGGTCTGCAAGCCCGGCGGACGATTCATCCTGCTCTCCGCCACGCCGCCTGTGGGGCTACAGCGTCTTGCCCGCTCCGGCAGATTGCCGCATGCAAGGGTCCCGGTCCGCTTTCATGGCCATCCCTTACCGGTCCCGCACCATATCCGGATTCCGCCGCTCTACCGCTGTCTGAGGCAGGGGAAGCTTCCGGGGAGACTGCTGTCAGCTTTGCAGCGGTCCCTTGACCGTAAGGCGCAGATTTTCCTCTTTGTCTCCCGAATCGCCCATATTGAGGGGCTGCTGCAGCTGCTGCGGCGGATATTTCCCGAAGTGTCTATAGAGGGAACCTCCTCTCAAGATCCGGGCAGAGCAGAGAAGGTGCTTAAGTTCCGGGATTGCACTATTTCCCTGCTGGTAACGACAACGATTCTGGAGCGTGGGGTCACAGTACCGCATAGTGATGTGTTTATTCTGGATGCGGACAGCGGACTTTTTGATGAGGCAGCCTTGGTGCAGATGGCGGGCCGGGCGGGACGCTCCAAGGATGATCCGGCAGGCAATGTCATCTTCGCTTCAGCAGAGTGGAGCCGCTCGCAGCGCGCCGCCATATCACAGATCCGCAGTATGAATGCCATTGCCCGCAGACAGGGATATATCCAGTCTTAA
- a CDS encoding TIGR03826 family flagellar region protein has product MNVDNCPRCGRLYVKNLMSLCQPCIKELEHEYEICVDYLRKNRGTNIQELSDATDISIKEITRFIREGRISIANAPNMMYPCEVCGTLIREGHMCDSCRSRLTKDLANAAKDSADSKAPKKAPDGAYRAVDKFRN; this is encoded by the coding sequence ATGAATGTAGACAATTGTCCGAGATGCGGCCGGTTATATGTCAAGAACCTGATGAGCCTGTGCCAGCCCTGCATCAAGGAGTTAGAGCATGAGTATGAAATCTGTGTAGATTATTTACGCAAAAATAGAGGCACCAACATACAGGAACTGTCCGATGCCACCGATATTTCCATTAAGGAAATCACGCGTTTTATCCGGGAGGGCCGGATTTCCATAGCCAATGCGCCCAATATGATGTACCCTTGCGAGGTATGCGGAACCCTGATCCGTGAAGGGCATATGTGCGATAGCTGCCGCAGCCGTCTGACCAAAGACCTGGCCAATGCGGCCAAGGATAGTGCAGACTCAAAGGCTCCCAAGAAGGCTCCAGATGGTGCTTACCGCGCGGTGGACAAGTTCCGCAACTAA